The following is a genomic window from candidate division WOR-3 bacterium.
CGGCTCTTCCCGTTCGGCTGGCTCACGTTCCTGACCGGACGCCGTCACATCAACCAGGGGCGGCTCTGGACACTGGGTGTGATGCACAAGTTCCGGCACCAGGGCTTCGATGCCCTGCTGTACTACGACTCACTGCTGGCCGCCCGCAAACACGGATACAAGCGCGGCGAGTTATCCATGATCCTTGAGGACAACCTCCCCATCATCCGCCCCATCACGAACCTCGGCGCCCGGATCTGCAAGACCTACCGCGTGTTCCAGCGGCCGGTCTAGCTACTTCGGCGTCAGCGTCCGGATCACGGCCTCAGTCTGGGACAAGGCGTCCAGCTTCGGCTTCCCGGGATGGTAGACCAGTCCGTCGGCCATGTAGAACCGGCCCCGGAA
Proteins encoded in this region:
- a CDS encoding DUF4837 family protein — translated: ETIAFLAGPCVRLSGIWRNDRDVIGGPFVNYSFNFRGRFYMADGLVYHPGKPKLDALSQTEAVIRTLTPK